From one Triticum urartu cultivar G1812 chromosome 3, Tu2.1, whole genome shotgun sequence genomic stretch:
- the LOC125545231 gene encoding non-specific lipid transfer protein GPI-anchored 12-like, with protein MATLRRCSGLLLAVVAVALAAGMAAAQGPAGAPAPAAGFSSECMTAVLNMSDCLPYVESGSKTRHPDTACCPELDGLLQSNPVCLCQLLAGGADSYGISVDYKRAMALPGVCRLTAPPLSACAAFGVPVGPSSAPLTGVSPSATGPQMPENPPSATPSKSKSHAPGRLTGRGLVALAALPLTITAAAMF; from the exons ATGGCGACTCTGCGGCGGTGCTCCGGGCTGCTGCTCGCGGTGGTGGCGGTGGCGCTGGCGGCggggatggcggcggcgcaggggccggccggcgcgccggcgccggcggccggGTTCAGCTCGGAGTGCATGACCGCGGTGCTTAACATGTCCGACTGCCTGCCGTACGTGGAGAGCGGGAGCAAGACGCGGCACCCGGACACGGCCTGCTGCCCGGAGCTGGACGGCCTGCTGCAGTCCAACCCCGTCTGCCTCTGCCAGCTGCTCGCCGGCGGCGCCGACTCCTACGGCATCAGCGTCGACTACAAGCGCGCCATGGCGCTGCCCGGCGTCTGCCGCCTCACCGCGCCGCCCCTCAGCGCCTGCGCAG CTTTTGGAGTCCCCGTGGGGCCTTCTTCGGCGCCATTAACAGGAGTCTCTCCATCCGCTACAGGGCCACAGATGCCTG AGAACCCGCCATCCGCAACGCCGTCCAAGTCCAAGTCCCACGCCCCGGGCCGCCTCACCGGCCGCGGCCTAGTCGCCCTCGCCGCGCTGCCGCTGACGATCACGGCCGCCGCCATGTTCTAG